DNA from Raphanus sativus cultivar WK10039 unplaced genomic scaffold, ASM80110v3 Scaffold0658, whole genome shotgun sequence:
TACGATGTCAACACCAGCGAGGAAGAGGCTTATGAGGGATTTCAGGAGGTTGCAGCAAGATCCTCCTGCCGGAATCAGTGGTGCTCCTCATGACAACAACATCTTGCTCTGGAACGCTGTTATCTTCGGGTACccacaaaaaaataattgatttttatagtaaaaatctctctctcttgtctaGATTCTAATCATTTGCTTTTAATGGAAACTACAGTCCAGATGATACACCTTGGGATGGAGGTATAAAAGTCTATACCTTTAGTGAGATTAGAGAAAACCATAGAGATTCAGTTCTTGTTTTTAACTTAATCTTTTGTTTACAGGTACTTTTAAGTTGACTCTTCAATTCACAGAGGATTATCCAAACAAACCACCAACTGTTCGTTTTGTTTCTCGCATGTTTCACCCAAACAGTAAGTTTAAAAAAGGTTTAATCTTTGTTTCTGTTACTTTGTTCTTATCgtttcttcttgtcttgttcaGTCTATGCAGATGGGAGTATCTGTCTTGATATCTTACAGAACCAGTGGAGTCCTATCTATGATGTCGCAGCGATTCTTACATCTATCCAGGTATCTTTTTCGATTTTCTAATTCTGTTATTCAGACATTTGATAAAATCATTGCTGACAACAAccattgtttgtgttttttttttttacaattgtGCAGTCGCTGCTCTGTGATCCCAACCCAAACTCGCCTGCGAACTCAGAAGCTGCTCGCTTATTCAGCGAGAGCAAGCGTGAGTACAACAGACGTGTTAAGGAGATTGTCGAACAGAGCTGGACCGCTGATTAATAACTCACACCCCAGTTTGTAATATTTGAAGTGGAGAGGCCTATCAAATTGGTGAAAAACAGTTTGTTTGTTTCATGCCTCCAGTTCAGTATATGTAATGTAATTACTGGATGAACCTATATATTACATTTTCCTGATAAGACAATCTTGCTTGCTTCTAAGTTGT
Protein-coding regions in this window:
- the LOC108835421 gene encoding ubiquitin-conjugating enzyme E2 2, with protein sequence MSTPARKRLMRDFRRLQQDPPAGISGAPHDNNILLWNAVIFGPDDTPWDGGTFKLTLQFTEDYPNKPPTVRFVSRMFHPNIYADGSICLDILQNQWSPIYDVAAILTSIQSLLCDPNPNSPANSEAARLFSESKREYNRRVKEIVEQSWTAD